From Terriglobales bacterium, the proteins below share one genomic window:
- a CDS encoding MFS transporter: MSPRRDLLLIYAAASLRSGGTGVMGVLLGVYLAQAGLSPLSIGVVVSAGLVGITAATGLLTRRADRLGRRRTLAALAALTALGGIALAITTRTSLLLPLAVLGMINGTGTDRSAGFALEQAVIPGLTTAQKRTWALSWYNVVLDSSGALGALAAGLPALFHARLGIAAQDAYRLMFLVYAAANLAAAALYAVLTPTVEIHATTNSAHAETAVSADTRSLVAKMAALFAIDSFGGGFLTDALVSYWFFHRFGVSVQALGVVFAIVHVLNALSHLGAAWLAQRIGLLNTMVFTHLPSSVFLILVPFAPTFHLAAGLFFLREALVEMDVPSRQSYVAAVVGPHERTYASSVTNVTRTLMWAAGSTFAGMFMQNVAFSAPLIAGGSLKIFYDALLYRAFRKLKPPEERGHS; the protein is encoded by the coding sequence ATGAGTCCGCGCCGCGACCTGCTGCTGATTTACGCCGCCGCCTCCCTGCGTTCCGGGGGGACCGGCGTGATGGGCGTATTGCTGGGCGTTTACCTTGCCCAAGCTGGGCTGTCTCCCTTGAGCATCGGCGTGGTGGTTTCCGCGGGACTGGTCGGGATCACCGCGGCAACCGGGCTGCTGACGCGGCGCGCCGACCGCTTGGGGCGGCGTCGAACGCTGGCTGCATTAGCCGCCTTGACCGCGCTCGGAGGCATAGCGCTGGCGATCACCACGCGCACCTCGCTCCTGCTGCCGCTGGCCGTCCTGGGCATGATCAACGGTACAGGCACGGACCGCAGCGCAGGTTTTGCGCTCGAGCAGGCGGTCATCCCCGGTTTAACAACGGCGCAAAAGCGGACCTGGGCGCTCTCCTGGTACAACGTCGTGCTCGACAGCAGTGGCGCCCTGGGAGCGCTGGCGGCCGGCCTGCCCGCCCTTTTTCACGCGCGATTGGGGATCGCGGCGCAGGACGCCTACCGGCTGATGTTTCTTGTCTATGCGGCGGCCAACCTTGCGGCGGCAGCGCTGTATGCTGTGCTGACCCCGACGGTTGAAATTCATGCCACAACGAATTCTGCCCATGCGGAAACAGCGGTGTCCGCGGATACGCGGAGCCTGGTCGCGAAGATGGCTGCGCTGTTCGCGATTGACAGTTTCGGTGGAGGCTTTCTCACCGATGCCTTGGTCTCGTACTGGTTCTTCCATCGCTTTGGAGTGTCGGTTCAGGCGCTCGGCGTAGTGTTCGCCATCGTGCACGTGCTGAACGCGCTGTCGCACCTCGGCGCGGCGTGGCTGGCGCAACGGATTGGACTCTTGAATACGATGGTGTTCACGCATCTGCCCTCAAGCGTGTTCCTGATCCTGGTGCCGTTTGCGCCGACGTTCCACCTCGCGGCCGGGTTGTTCTTTCTGCGCGAGGCGCTGGTAGAGATGGACGTGCCGTCGCGGCAATCCTACGTCGCCGCGGTGGTGGGGCCGCACGAGCGCACCTACGCCAGCAGCGTCACCAATGTGACCAGAACCTTGATGTGGGCCGCGGGATCCACCTTCGCCGGCATGTTTATGCAGAACGTGGCTTTCTCGGCGCCGCTGATCGCGGGCGGATCGCTCAAGATTTTTTATGATGCGCTGCTCTACCGCGCGTTTCGCAAGCTGAAGCCGCCGGAGGAACGCGGACATTCGTGA
- a CDS encoding chromate resistance protein ChrB domain-containing protein, with protein sequence MKWITRSNVKVDRVACPWLIRRFVDPQAEFLFVEPARLLEVAEREHATPFDAPGMAAVKLNHRGERCSFEAILQDYNLRDGALQRLALIVRAADVKGQEQAAPEGAGLRAVAHGFAALGISDEERLARQFPVYDALYRYAQE encoded by the coding sequence ATGAAATGGATCACGCGCAGCAACGTCAAAGTGGACCGGGTGGCGTGCCCCTGGCTGATCCGGCGGTTCGTGGATCCGCAAGCGGAGTTCCTCTTCGTAGAGCCGGCGCGATTGCTGGAAGTCGCCGAGCGCGAACACGCGACTCCCTTCGATGCGCCCGGCATGGCCGCGGTCAAGCTTAACCATCGCGGGGAACGCTGTTCCTTCGAGGCCATCCTGCAGGATTACAACTTACGGGACGGCGCCCTGCAGCGGCTGGCGCTGATCGTGCGCGCTGCCGACGTCAAGGGCCAGGAGCAGGCCGCGCCGGAAGGAGCCGGTCTGCGCGCCGTGGCCCACGGGTTTGCGGCGCTTGGCATCTCCGACGAAGAACGCCTGGCGCGTCAATTCCCTGTTTACGACGCGCTCTATCGCTACGCACAGGAATGA
- a CDS encoding potassium channel family protein codes for MARYRCNIYHARMIVLAAILGAIIVVLVLVEAFETVILPRRVTRRFRLTRGFYRYSWKPFSAIARHIGNIRRRESLLALYGPMSLLLLIALWAVGLIFGFALLQWAAGSAVEGQGFNRSFFTDLYFSGSTFFTLGLGDVTPRASVARALAVVECGMGLGFLALVISYLPVLYQGFSQREVNVALLDGRAGTPPTAAELLRRNSNPEDGNLREILHEWEHSAAEMLESHISYPVLGYFRSQHDNQSWISALTAILDATALCQVGIEGAPARQAQLTFAMARHAVVDLAQVFNTPPRDPAQPRLTGESLEALRVLLAEAGIQLRLTPETEQRLAKFRSLYEPYVAALAEYLLIELPPWIRATTAKDNWKTSRWGERFTI; via the coding sequence TTGGCGCGCTACCGCTGCAACATTTACCATGCACGGATGATTGTCCTGGCCGCCATCCTGGGCGCGATCATCGTGGTCCTGGTCCTGGTTGAGGCCTTTGAGACCGTTATCCTGCCCCGCCGCGTCACCCGCCGCTTCCGGTTGACCCGGGGTTTCTATCGCTACTCCTGGAAGCCGTTTTCCGCCATTGCGCGTCACATCGGAAACATCCGGCGACGCGAAAGCCTGCTCGCGCTCTACGGTCCCATGTCGCTGCTGCTGCTGATCGCCCTCTGGGCGGTAGGACTCATTTTCGGTTTTGCCTTGCTGCAGTGGGCGGCCGGGTCCGCCGTCGAAGGCCAGGGTTTCAATCGCAGTTTCTTTACCGACCTCTACTTCAGCGGCAGCACGTTTTTTACGCTCGGATTGGGAGACGTCACGCCGCGTGCCTCCGTGGCGCGCGCGCTGGCGGTGGTGGAATGCGGAATGGGGCTTGGATTTCTTGCCCTGGTGATCAGCTACCTGCCCGTGCTGTACCAGGGGTTTTCACAACGCGAAGTGAACGTGGCGCTGCTTGACGGGCGCGCCGGCACTCCTCCCACCGCGGCTGAATTGCTGCGCCGGAATAGCAATCCGGAGGACGGCAACCTGCGCGAGATCCTGCACGAGTGGGAGCACTCGGCGGCGGAGATGCTGGAAAGCCACATTTCCTATCCCGTGCTCGGCTACTTCCGCTCGCAACACGACAATCAATCCTGGATCTCGGCTCTCACCGCCATTCTGGACGCGACCGCGCTGTGCCAGGTCGGCATTGAGGGCGCGCCCGCCCGCCAGGCGCAGCTTACGTTCGCCATGGCGCGGCATGCCGTGGTTGACTTGGCGCAGGTGTTCAATACGCCGCCGCGCGACCCGGCGCAGCCTCGTCTTACGGGTGAATCGCTGGAGGCGCTTCGGGTTTTGCTGGCGGAGGCGGGAATTCAGCTGCGCCTCACCCCGGAGACGGAACAACGGCTCGCCAAATTTCGTAGCTTGTATGAGCCCTACGTGGCGGCGCTGGCGGAATACCTTTTGATCGAGTTGCCGCCATGGATACGTGCCACAACAGCCAAGGACAACTGGAAGACCAGCCGCTGGGGCGAGCGTTTCACGATATGA